The Plasmodium malariae genome assembly, chromosome: 3 genome window below encodes:
- the PmUG01_03034000 gene encoding fam-l protein, whose translation MEQNIALFLFINISTFILLPWICYFYNDMSSLNVYFEEECKFFRKLNARNYRLLTKHKHDKDSCIAKFIDETPNNEVNDKRYISNNKRGTDGKHKQSCRRSLYIKEYDRNVEKNKCVIPKTKKYFDFERKIFKELDYEDYVKNSKIIEYIEYKKLARKKRRIRIALLLLFIFILILPILDLSLEKFTEGGLLGLLYLLYPTSGGPPGVDGSLVTLLSKDGWGNLVKICASTTFIYGVPFLIFVVIFILGMVYYYKKVIKYENIKLKKRLCKK comes from the exons ATGGAACAAAATATTGcgttgtttttatttattaatatttcaacTTTTATACTATTACCTTGGATATGTTACTTTTACAATGACATG aGCTCTctaaatgtttattttgaAGAAGAATGcaaattttttagaaaattaaatGCTAGAAATTATAGATTATTAACAAAACATAAACACGATAAGGATTCATGTATTGCAAAATTTATAGACGAAACTCCAAATAATGAAGTGAAtgataaaagatatatatctaataataaaagaggAACAGATGGAAAACACAAACAATCATGTAGAcgttcattatatattaaggaATACGATAGAAATgttgagaaaaataaatgtgttatacctaaaacaaaaaaatatttcgattttgaaagaaaaatatttaaagaacttgattatgaagattatgttaaaaatagcaaaattattgaatatatagaatataaaaaactagCACGTAAAAAACGCAGAATACGAATTGCTTtacttttgttatttatatttatattgatACTACCGATATTAGATCTTTCATTAGAGAAATTTACCGAGGGTGGGTTGTTGGGTTTATTATACTTGTTATATCCAACATCTGGAGGACCACCTGGAGTAGATGGGTCTTTGGTTACATTGTTAAGCAAAGATGGATGGGGtaatttagtaaaaatatgtgcATCAACTACGTTCATTTATGGTGTAccatttcttatatttgttgttatatttatattaggaATGGTTTACtactataaaaaagttataaaatatgaaaatattaagttaaaaaaaagattatgtaagaaataa